AAAATTATGGACTTcctttatcaaaagaaaattaaattaagatcaatatagtcactacaaggactaataaTATTAGCTAACAAGCCGGGTGCGCACCCTTTGATCTTTAGTGTCCAATTCCAACTACAAGTGGAACGGTTTTAAATTTTGAAGATTTACCGTGAGGAAAAAAAATGCTCAATATCCCTTAAGGATGCAACAAGTCCTTTTTATTTGCGATAATGattctttttaagaaaataaagaaatcattgtCGTTATCGCCTTTGGAAAAAAAATCCATTATGTGGTCGAAAAATTCACTCCTTTTTTGCAAAAGTTTTAGAAAAATATGCCAATCTTATGGAAATGGTGGAGAGAATTAGCACCAATTATATACGATTTACCAAACTCTCGTATcggcaaaataaaaaaaatcgttGTTTTAGTCAACGCAATGGAAAAATCCACTTTTGTGGTCGATGTATGGTTTCTTGTAAGAAAAAGTAGAAACCGACTATAAAAATTACATGATCTTCATCGAATGGACGAAGATACCAAACTCAATTGGACggaggtttttcaaccatgcatgtaATTAACCATAAAGATAAATAAATTGCGATAACACCAAATTTTGGTGATTACAATTTCATTAGAGGAATAGAAACTATAAACcatcttttgatgatttttttctttctttctttttctttcttttttctataaaaagattagaaaaataaataaatatcactTTTGTGATTGACGATGGTATCTTACAATAGAAGCCACCATTCTTTGATATCTCATATTCTTAAGATCAACAAAATTATAAGCTCGAGATTTCTTGTCAGGAAAATAGAAATCCATTGTGATGTAAAGACTAACAATATAgcctttaaaaaataaataatccgtACTTGGTGCACATAATGGATGTTATACCTTCAAGGTAATAACAGATGGAATTCTGAAGATAACCATCACATGTTTTGTAAAATAAAAACtcgaataaaaaaaaagattatttaTCAAAGGAAATCATATAACACAGTTAGCATAAATTAAAATCAGCATGGAAGTAAATTAAGATCTTATTCCAGACctctctctttcttctcttttcctcTTCCCTttcccaaaaaaaagaaaaaaaacctctAGCtgtcttgctcagatttggtccttttggaccagatctgacCAAGAATTCGTTTTCTTTTAAAATTTTTGATAGTAGGTTattgaataagatgtttttacatcatttttggtgtcttttgacatatttcttcgtcATTTTGGGAcgatttttcttcgtcgttgtggGGCGAGTTCTTCAAATTTTAGTTGCTGGTTTGTGGCTTGCTATTCctgattcaaaaacatcaacgatTCATCACGACATCGTTTTAAATCGACATCCGTGTTCGTGTGGATCGACAAATATATGGGCAAAGTACTCCTTTGtattaggagcatctcttatcgaagaagaagaatatattcATATTAAATGGTCGGATCTTATTTCCAAatataccatcatctctcccttTTACATAAAATTCTTTTGGATATCTTTGTTgtttatcgctctttctcttcgcgatctacttgtaattgatgtCCTTATGTGTATAAGAGTTTTGATTAATTtgcattttgatgtttttgttattcttgtaagcgaacatgtaatcacgattttaatttgaatgaattgagatatgttgattgtccaaaaaaataaaaaataaaaaataaattaaaatcaaacAAAGTATTTCTGATTGTTATTACCACGTGTACGACTGAAAAGTCATCAGAACTTTTAGTATCTCTCCTCGTTTGATGCCACTGCTAATACGTGCATCAATTGTTGACCAATTGTATTAAACCCAATCATCATCAAAGAATCAACTCATGCAAAAGAAGACAAACAAAAATCAGTAGTGGAATAAGAATTCCAACCCTTGTAGGAACTATGTACATGAACAAAACTGCAAACAAAATAGAGATGACCGAGACAATTATATTAAATACAAATAACTTCACAAAGAAAATGTATAGATTGTAAATATATGACGCAATAGCAGTTGTGCATCTTTAAGGAAACGACCGTATTGATCCGAACCAAGCTCAATATTAGGGCGTGCTGATTACGACTTATAAACGGAGAAGGAGACACAAAATAGAGgggaagaagagagagaaaaattaTATTAATGTGTATAGAATTACAATGGGTTAtgcctctatttatatagatagaagaTTTGGTTCCCAAGATATGTAAACCCTAATATTAGACACGAAGGAcatcttagtaaataaacttGGTTTATAACAATCGCGACGATACTTTTATCCGGAGAAAGAGTCGCAGTGTGATAAAAAGTGAATCTAATGagaatatattttttaaaatatactccctctttttctgaaaaagaaatgtcaaatagaaaaaaagaaaagcgGTAGTATGATTTTCTTTATAATCGGAAGGAGTATAATAAAATGCAATTTAGGCATTTTAAAAGTCCGCAATAAATTTTAGATTCACCATTCCTGAAAATAGAAAACCATCCACCTCCATTCACGATTTAACAACCTTGATGCGGAACCGAAGTTGTGCAATCCCATGGACGGTCCTAATTCCGAGGGACTTAATTAGAATTAAAGATAAATCAAGGGATAGATAGAGCATCGAATAAAAGCCCCACTTGTTCCTAAGATCTTGCTAGCAAATATAATCTAATCCGCATATGTACTCATGAAGGTCCGAGCATACACTTTTTCTTTTCACGAGAGTTgtcagagaagttttgatccagGTTTCTCTTTATGTAACTATCACCAGGATTCAGAAGCTTTATATTCATCAAACACTTTTCACATCCAACAGACTCTGTGTGTGACTACTTCTGCCATCCATAATTTCCAGGTACTTCACTCAAATTCTCCTCACCGTTCTTTAGCTATAATTCTATTTCACTGATTCAATTTagatttgtatttgttttcaataCCCATTTATAACTAAACATGATAAATTACATCTTCTATTATTCTTACAGTTTAGATTCATAAATGAACTTGAAAAGTTTGTATTGTTTTGTGTTACCACAACTAGTGATTTGTCCATTACCCTCTTCTtctaatttttttaaatattcAGCTTCATGAGTTGTTGAACATCACATGTTTGATGAAAATCTTGAACACTTCAAATCAACAGAAGATCATAATCTGAGAATTCAGTTCATAACCACGCCAAGGGTATTTCAGACATTCAACTTGGGTACGTGTTGTAACGTCGACTTCTTTTTTCTCCCAAATATAAATGAGGATGGTAAGGCATAGAGTCATATTTCTAGAGTTGGCTTCGGGCAACTTGACTCTCTCAGGTTGCTCGTGTCTAACATTTCCTTTCTcccgcttcttcttcttcttctttatccaaaATAAACACATTTATTGGTTAGAAATTCCTCGAATGAATTCAAGAAAATTATTTCATTCATTTGTTTGAGATTTATATATTTCATTTGGTGTTATGTTAATTTGTTTCAGAGATTTAGACAACGAAGATTAATAAACTGTGTAATTCTTTGGTTTTGATCAGCAGAATTCTGATCTCGTTGATTCAATTATTCTGAAACAAACAAAATTCTGATTTGAACAGTTGAGGATGCCTGATCATCTTCACCATCTTCATCGCCACCACCATGAACGAGAAAGAGAtaagagagaagaagatgaagatgaaacggAAGAGTTTAAGGTGGAAAAGTTGAAGGATCGCATTCTATCATCAAGAGGAAGCCGATTTGATTTGATAACAAACGAGTTAGGATTGGATAATCAGACACGTAGAAAAATCAGTAGAGAAGATTTTATTAACGGTATCAGAGGCTTTGTCATTCATCCAGACAACAGGTATGCTACTAATTTTagaatctctctttttttctttcaaatgcTCTCCTCGTCGACATCACCACACAGTGGACCATTAAATTTTAGATCGTAGAATTCCCCTTAATTTAGAGTATATGAGCGGTTGCCACGTGATAGATGCGAACAAATTGGGTCGCACAGGCAGCGTGTTTGTCCATTGGATTTAATATTGCTACAGGTAGATAAGATACTTATTTCGCATTTTGCAACACAAGCTGAACAATGAACAAACCATGCACGTAGTCTGTTGGATGCAACCGGAACTTCCTAGGTGTCAGTATGATCATAGATTTATAGTAGGATTTAAGTAGAGTTTTTTCCGCTAAGGAAATTCTATTTTAATCTATAATCTTGTCGTATTATTTACTAAATAATGTCGATGTATGACTAACTAGGATTTTCTGCCACCTGCGGTTTCGCACGTAGCCAACCAAGTATGTTCTGTCTAATTATTTCGGTGtatatatatcatatatatttgatTGATTTCAATCGTACTCAAATTTCTGTTGAGTCATCACTGTTTGGACCTTCTTAATGGCTACAATGATTTTCAAATCACCGATCATGTTGCCACGCCAGATAAGTAGATAGCCAGTAATATTAGATGGAGAGAGTCCTGAAAAGGACGGGAGAAGACAACAAAACCCATGGTCAAAGATAAAATCCAATGAAAGTTTAGTTTGTCTTTGTGTCCACCCGTAGagcatttgtttttgttttatactACTTCTGTCTGTGGGCATTATTCGCGCACACTGTATCTCTAACTTGGGTTAACTTTGATCTCAAGGTTTTGTAATTATAGTAACCACCGGATTTTGGCGTGTAACATTTTCTACTCTAAAAATTAAAGATTACGTAAACTACCTTTGTTATCTAGTTTTGCATGATTTATTAGGCCGTCATTGGTGCAGTGATGTGTTAGTTAGCATGTCGTTCTTGGCAATAATATAACTTTTTTTAACCGAAAAAGGCTAGCAAATCTGGCTAATATGGCCGTATAATGCAATATAAGCATTTGTGATCGGGATAAAAGAATGCCCATACGattgatatatgagttcaaaACTTTTCAGCACCATATGCTTACAAAATTCAGCATTTGTAATCTGGATTAAGAAAACGCGGACGACATGGGTTCAAAACATGTCAGCATCATATTCTTACAAAAATGGTCAACACAGTATTTTTTACCGATTAAAAAAATATCTGGATAAAAAGTGTGGTATCAAAGGTCCAAATACTCCCAAACACCCCCTTAGAAAGGAACGATTTTTggagaccatggttttttttggggaccatggttttattttggataaagatattagaagtaaatctaggtcaccccttatctagatatttatattaatacctaaattaccctcctgattaattttgggtgatgattagttagtgttaataataattagtgagatgattaagttaaagataattagtgagattaaaaaatcagatggttttttttaaaaagaagtagaactattgagagaataaagttagagaagatgaacaaggaaaacatgaaaaacgatggattttaccaaccacaaccggaggaagggtatttgggtacccaagtgtgcttcaaacttagataatgttggttgaattgctccaaactttcaaaaaaaaataaaataaaattatgtagatttgggtcagttcagttaccatatgtcaagaacatgtaaccgaacacacctgaaagtgtagttcggttacgttttccaaatacgcaggttaccgaactcgctcgttaatggaggttttggtcgtacagtttaatgttcggttacctaggataaaatggtaggtaaccgaattttgaacttaacaatttatttgggtatatcttgtgtgttcggttagttcgcaaacttcaacgcaaccaagttcccaaccgaactgcaggttaaaagtaacctagtgttagaagttcggttggttcgcaaacttcaacatattttgcgaatcaaccgaactgggcttatatatgcatatatgcaattaggcaaacgttcggttactacgaaatctatttcttggcgaattaggtagagttcggttacgaagtttcaaaggtagagttcggttacaaagaaaacttaacatttttgcgaacgaaccgaacttgtggacttctcattattttcgtaaactaaagttcggtgatatccttattttgcgaaggaaccgaacttatggacttgtgttgttctaatacaaggattcagttaaaaatatttttttgcgaatcaaccaaattctgagttcggttaagaaaaaattaattcgtgataaccgaacttttctctgaaaaaaaccctccattaaacctctctgcaacttccattttcaactcattttaatgattacttctcatttattcaaccaaaaatgaacgacaagtaatgggtttgtgagaatatctttgttaatgttttaaattaagctatatatatagtggtggtggtaatcaaaggtggtggtaatcggtggttgctggtggtgataatcggaggaggtggtggtggtgatcggtggtggtggtggtaatcggtggttggtggtaatcggcgatggtggtaatcggtggttggtggtggtgataatcggaggtggtggtggtggtggtggtaatcggcggtggtgtgcggtggtggtggtggtaatcggtggttggtggtggtgataatcggaggtggtggtggtggtaatcggcgatggtgggaggtggtggtggttatatatatatataggtggttattaggttggttttaaattaaactaggttaagggtaggttagtcattttaaTGCTTTAGGACACTCCTTGTAACcgtagggaaggtggcctaataaaaccatggtcctctcaaaaaatcatggtccctaaaagcaagtcttatggtggaagaattccatcttccatcttccatctCACCTCAACATTTGGAGTCGTTCATGGAAGCTCAAGTCTAATGGTGGAATTACAAAAACGCTAATAGAAATAGCGCCcaacgctaataagaatagcgttttgaGAAAGCCAATAAAAATAGGGCTCATGGATAAAGAGAATagcgtttttatttttgtataggtCCACTAATAGTAACGTGGCAGAGCCACGGAATAGCAAAATTTCTAGGTCTACCTTGACTACTGCAACGGTATATTTAAAAGGATCAGACTAATTAAAACGTGACATGTGTACAAGAATAATAATTTTATACCAAATTAAGAAACAAAATATGACGTAACTGTTGGCTAGTTTTTAGGGCGCTATTGTTATTGGTGTTTGACGCTATTATCATTGGAGCTTTTTTGTTTTCTACTGTGCTATTTTAATTGGGGTTGAGCGCTATTTTCAATAGCGAAAATAGCATTTAGATGGATTTTATAGACCCTTCCACCAATTTATGGAATCCTGTTTGGATTTTTTTATGGAATACACCAACTTGGAAGTCACTAGATTTGACATTTTATGATTTTTCCATGCTTGGAATAGTTTGTATTCCAACATAAGACTTGTTCTAAAAAATCGTTCTCCTACGGTTGGTTTTGGATTTCATTTACCGCCAAAGCCCAACAGAGAGTAATAGTAGATCAGAGAGAAGcaaattcatcaaaaaaaatctttttagGGTCACACCCTCTCTATCATTTCTTGAAAGCGAAAAAGTGTTATTCAATCATATCAGAATTTTAAATTCAATTTCCGAAATCGAAGGAGTCCAAGACttaattttctagggttttattgTTTCGTTGGTTGTTCCCTTCTCTACATTTCTAGGGTTCCATAGTTGTTTCTCTAAAGCTTAAGTTGACTAAAAAATGCAGGTGGTATCTGATATGGACAAGGATCATACTGATATGGGCAATTTATTCGTCATTCTTTACTCCAGTCGAATTTGGATTCTTCAGGGGTTTGCCAGACAAATTATTCATCCTCGATATTGCTGGACAGTTTGCTTTCTTTGTAGATATTATCATTCAATTCTTTGTAGCTTTCAGAGACCCACAAACTTATCGTATGGTTTCCAAGCGGACTACCATTGCGCTCCGGTTTGTTTCCTGTTCCCTTCCTAGAAAAAAAGGCATTTACTGGTGTTTTGTTTGTGAAATGTTTTGTTCTGTgtagatatataaatatatttggtACCGAACTGCAGTTACTTGAAATCAAGTTTCATCTTGGATCTTCTTGCTTGCTGTCCATGGGATCTTATCTATGCGGTATGTTTTTGAGACTCCTGTTCATTTATCTTACATTGTTATTTCACTTTTGTTAGTTGCTTCCCATGGCCTGCTTTtatacttgaatattggtttcAGCAGCTTACTTTTGGTTAACCTAATAACCTAAGAGGCAGTTTCGGTAACCCCGAAATTTGCTGCTAAAGAATTCGTTCAGTTAGAATCGGAGTTCTTATTTCTAAGACTATTTGTTGTTTTCATCAGTCTTGTggtaaaaaagaagaagtgaGATATCTCTTGTGGATAAGGCTGTACCGAGTGCGAAAAGTGATAGAGTTTTTTCAGCATATGGAGAAAGACATTCGTATCAACTACTTGTTCACTAGGATTGTAAAACTTCTAGCAGTTGAACTCTATTGCACCCACACGGCTGCCTGCATCTTTTACTACCTGGCGACAACTCTGCCAGCTGAGAAGGAAGGATATACTTGGATAGGAAGTCTGAAATTGGGCGACTACAGTTATTCGAATTTTAGAGAAATTGATCTTGGGAAACGATACATTGTTTCACTGTATTTTGCCATTGTCACCATGGCAACTGTTGGTAATTCTTTACTTCCTTTCTCTTTACTCATTTATTGATTCAAAGCATTTCAAAGTGCACCATACGTCTACATTATTATTAGTTCTCTTAGTATTAGATACATTGTTCACTGTATTTGGCCATTGTCACCACGGCAACTGTTGGTAATTCTTTACTTCATTTCTTTTTACTCATTCATTGATTCAAAGCATTTCAAAGTGCACTATACGTCTACATTATTATTGGTTCTCTTAGTATTATAAATGCTTCGTTCAGCTGAAGAATATAATACGAGAAGGTTCAGGATTTACATCTTACTTAAACACTAGAAATTTAGACGAAAACTTTCAAATTTTTCTATTAATATTCTTTTCGAAAGGAAACAAAGATAGGATCTTTAGTTAGCGGTGGAGGTAGGTTCCACACCAGATTACATACGAGTTTGAGCTTGTAACTTGCGAGTACAAAATAACTGTGCAGTGTGCCATGCATGATGGAGTCACGAAGGCAGACTTTTGTTGTGATAAGTGAATTAAGTTATCGTTGCTAATAGGGAAAGGAACATCAACTGAAGTTAACAACATTCACGGTGCTTTGACTTAAGTACCAAAGCACAACCAATCTTCTGTTCATTACTACATGTGACAATTGTTAATGTTAGAAGTTAGGGCTCAGCGAGGGGACTTCTCTAGGTTATTTATTTGGCAGTAGTAAAGACTATTATAAATCGAATGAAGATTGCAGATAATCCCAGTAGTGCTCATAAGAAGCTGAGAGGTTGgagatatatcaaagattttGTGCAAAACCAATATGCTAGGAATCTAAAAATGGGCTTCATCAAGAAACTATTTGTGTATGAGTTGTTTCGTCATCTTTAACATTCCTCGTGTTTTGGAACGACAATAACATTAATGAGGCACCTCTGCCTTGTTTTTGTATGCCAAAAATCGGTATATTGTATCGAAGAACATGTATCATTATGATTCATGCATTTCTTTCTGCTTCTTTTTCTCAGTTAGCTGTATTGACATTCACGATTTGAGATTTCTAATAAATAAAGTCTTCCGCAACAGGTTATGGAGAGATACATGCAGTAAATGTCAGGGAGATGATATTTGTCATGATTTACGTGTCGTTCGATATGATTCTTGGAGCTTACTTGATTGGTAACATGACAGCGCTAATAGTAAAAGGTTCAAAGACAGAAAGATTTAGGGATAAAATGGCGGATATAATGAAATATATGAATAGAAACAAACTAGGAAAGGAAATCCGTGATCAAATCAAAGGTCACTTGCGGTTACAGTATGAAAGCAGTTACACGGAGGCTGTTGTTCTCCAGGATATTCCAATATCTATCCGGGCTAAGGTATGAAACGGAAGTCTATTCTATCGAGCACACAAAATTAATGAGATtcgcttgatttttttttccttcgtcgTTGTGCATGATTACTGCTTATTCTCTTCCTACTTTAAGTTATTCTCAATCCAATTAATGAGATGTTACATTGGTAATTACCATCTATATCAGTActtctttttaatttcttttttggcTCAGCCAAAAAGTACTCTGGAGAAAGGGTTGCCTCTTAAGCTTCAGTAGGTCACATATCTTGGCTGCTACTTAAATTAATTGATGCTGGCTTGGaagttttgattatttttttccccTGATTTAATTAGCTTATCAGTATACAATGTTATATCATTCTAGTTTGCGGTGGGGATTATCCATACATACTCGTATCATGTATGCAAGTATGCGCTAAGTTTTGCCTATTTGGAGTCTTGAATCATCTTCCAAAGTAACTACACCTCATTCCACACAACACTATGCAATATAGATATATATAGGGTTCATGTTGATATTAACCTAGGATTACAAGGATTTTGTGTGTAGTTTTCTGATGATATAGGAGTATGGTCAAATGGAAGATTGAATTCTCCAATTCAAGAGTTGACAGGATCGTGGTTTATGTTAGATATTATTCATCCAGTAAGCTTTATGAGCGAATTAACTGAAACAATAATGTTCAGATTTGTAGAAGCCAAGATTTGTTTTAATACTTCATACTACTGATGTGTTGAATGCTTTTGGTGCCTATTATTCCTATGTACTATTTATCTTCCATTGCTTAATCATACCGTACTGTGTTCCTTTATGTTACAGATTTCACAAACTTTATACAGGGATTTTATTGAAGATGTTCCTCTCTTTAAAGGATGCTCTCCAGAGTTAAAGAATCAGATCGTAAGTATTCTATCCAACTTGCTGACACACATCACATGTAGAAAAGCGAGGTTAAAACGAGAGAAGTCAAAGATAATATCGATGCTAGAATGACGACCAGCAGCTTAGTCATTTGCAGAAAGGATGTTTGCACTAGACATATTGCAAAGTCTATCCTATGCGCATGTAGAGAATCTCATCCATAAGATTGCCTTGCGGTTATCTGCTGTACAAGCAGCGCTATTACTGTGACAGTATCATTTTCGACGTATTTGTTAAGATTCTTTAGATGTCATCATTGTACATCTAGATTAACTCTTCGGTCCAGTTTATATCTGCTATCCCAATACTAATTTAAGTATTTTGGTGGACAAGTGGTACTGTCTCAAGTATGTTCAACTAATGGTGCTTGTATTTGCAATTTCTTCCTCTCTTTCAGGTAATTAGACTCCATGAGGAGTTTTTTCTTCCAGGAGAAGTGATTATGGAACAGGGCAACATTGTTGATCAAATTTATTTTGTTTGTGATGGTGTGCTGGTATGCATAATTTATCGCATATTTCTTTCTTGACATCTTTTCCTCTCGATTGTGTATTGCATTTATAATAGATGTTATCTGACCTCATAATCCGTTTTGAACACTATTAAGTACTGCGCCTTCAACTTATTAGCCGAATGCCTAGCTATCTAGAATCTCAAATGCGCGGTCATTTTTTGGTTCCCAATATCTTTGTTTTCTTCTGAGTTTGTTTCGATatctttccatataaaccaatCAATAGTTTGTCGAAATCAGTATTTCCTTTAACTCCGCAGTTATTACACTTATATTTCTTTTCCCGACGTAATATAGGTGTTTCTGTTTACAGGAAGAGATGGGTATAGGAGAAGAGGGATCTGAAGTAACTGTCTCACTTCTTGAACCTAATAGTTCTTTCGGGGAACTTTCCATCCTTTGCAATATGCCCCAGCCTTATACCATTCGCGTTTGTGAACTATGTAGGCTCTTACGACTTGATAAGGAATCTTTTATAAGTATCCTTGAGATTTGTTCTTCCGATGAAAGAATAATCTTGACCAACCTTTTGGAGGTAAGCAAAACAGGGAATTAGCAGTTTGTTAGTATGTTTCAAAGTTTTGTTTTATCAAATGACGTTTGACATCATCTGGACCTGTCTAGTCCTCTTCTTTATTGTTATTTAGAGTGGAGAAGCTGAATGCTTGCTTCACCTCTTATGTCCATGCAgtactattttcctttttttgttgCGATTTCACAAACTTTGTATAACCCATATATTGAAATGCTTCTCTGTTTGGATTTTCTTTGGTATGTAATGTGTAAAATCAAAGCCTCTTATAAGAATGGATCAATATTAAAGAGGTATGTTGATCTGCATGACAAGTTTCCTGAGTTGACTTTCAGAACTGGGATTGTCGTTGTAACTTATTAGATAGTTAAGTGGTTTGTACGTCTTGTTTCTATTCCCATGACCTGtattttctttatgtttttgCATCCTTTTTCCTGCTTTCTGGTTGGTCTTTGAAATGAAACAAGCATTGTGGGATAGATAAAGTTGGTAGGAGGCAATTGGCTTCCATCAGAATAACTCGTAGGAACTGTCTTTGCTTAAGCTTGTCTTATAAGCTGCGCAATGCACACCaattttcattgattgaaattATTTGGATGCAGTTGTCCATTGTTAGTTAGTCTTGGTACTGCAGTAAGAAAATTTCTATCAACCTTTTGTTTTCAGTTTCACTTTTTTCTGCATCGAACATTTAACTAAGGTGAACTGACAGGGGAAAGAGTCTAATAAAGACTTTCACCGAATGAAGCAATTGGAATCGGACGTCATGTTTCATATTGGAAAGCAAGAAGGAGAGCTTGCTTTGAGGGTTAACAGTGCAGCATGTCATGGGGATTTGTATCACCTGAAGCGTTTGATTCGAGCTGGAGCTGATCCCAACAAAACAGATTATGATGGAAGGACGCCTTTGGTATGAAACTCAATAATAAATTATCTAAATACCTTCTCAGTTAGTCATACTATCTTTCTTTTCGTACGTCATCACCCCAAGATAACAGACACTACTGCAATTGTGGGGTAAGATTACACATGTAGATAACAAGATAGATGAAATCTTTCCCAAACTTTGGTTTATTAATCTAATGAATTGTATTCATTATTATATTACCTTATTAAGTGCTCTCATTGACCTAGTGGATCGATCTGATGTTTGTTTATGGATGCCAATTTTATAGTGAATGTATGTCGTACTTATTCTTGTTTGGGCCTGTTTTTGACACTTGTGCTATCAAGCTAGCATGCCGT
This genomic stretch from Papaver somniferum cultivar HN1 chromosome 5, ASM357369v1, whole genome shotgun sequence harbors:
- the LOC113281220 gene encoding potassium channel SKOR-like isoform X2 — translated: MPDHLHHLHRHHHERERDKREEDEDETEEFKVEKLKDRILSSRGSRFDLITNELGLDNQTRRKISREDFINGIRGFVIHPDNRWYLIWTRIILIWAIYSSFFTPVEFGFFRGLPDKLFILDIAGQFAFFVDIIIQFFVAFRDPQTYRMVSKRTTIALRYLKSSFILDLLACCPWDLIYASCGKKEEVRYLLWIRLYRVRKVIEFFQHMEKDIRINYLFTRIVKLLAVELYCTHTAACIFYYLATTLPAEKEGYTWIGSLKLGDYSYSNFREIDLGKRYIVSLYFAIVTMATVGYGEIHAVNVREMIFVMIYVSFDMILGAYLIGNMTALIVKGSKTERFRDKMADIMKYMNRNKLGKEIRDQIKGHLRLQYESSYTEAVVLQDIPISIRAKISQTLYRDFIEDVPLFKGCSPELKNQIVIRLHEEFFLPGEVIMEQGNIVDQIYFVCDGVLEEMGIGEEGSEVTVSLLEPNSSFGELSILCNMPQPYTIRVCELCRLLRLDKESFISILEICSSDERIILTNLLEGKESNKDFHRMKQLESDVMFHIGKQEGELALRVNSAACHGDLYHLKRLIRAGADPNKTDYDGRTPLHIAASEGFEHIASFLIQEGVSVNIADKFGNTPLFEAVKRGNDRVASLLVKEGASLNIVDGGSCLCQTVSRGDSDFVKRLLSNGLDPNSKNYDQRTALHVSVSQGSYMIAKVLIEGGASVLTRDRWGNTPVDEGRTSGNKKLIKLLEEAESAELSTASTSASASAIDSTSELQVTNKANPRKCTVFPFHPWDLKEKRKEGVVLWVPPSVDELISMASEHLQFYDGSRILSEDGGKILDIEMIHDGQKLHLV
- the LOC113281220 gene encoding potassium channel SKOR-like isoform X3 — translated: MKVRAYTFSFHESCQRSFDPGFSLCNYHQDSEALYSSNTFHIQQTLCVTTSAIHNFQLRMPDHLHHLHRHHHERERDKREEDEDETEEFKVEKLKDRILSSRGSRFDLITNELGLDNQTRRKISREDFINGIRGFVIHPDNRWYLIWTRIILIWAIYSSFFTPVEFGFFRGLPDKLFILDIAGQFAFFVDIIIQFFVAFRDPQTYRMVSKRTTIALRYLKSSFILDLLACCPWDLIYASCGKKEEVRYLLWIRLYRVRKVIEFFQHMEKDIRINYLFTRIVKLLAVELYCTHTAACIFYYLATTLPAEKEGYTWIGSLKLGDYSYSNFREIDLGKRYIVSLYFAIVTMATVGYGEIHAVNVREMIFVMIYVSFDMILGAYLIGNMTALIVKGSKTERFRDKMADIMKYMNRNKLGKEIRDQIKGHLRLQYESSYTEAVVLQDIPISIRAKISQTLYRDFIEDVPLFKGCSPELKNQIVIRLHEEFFLPGEVIMEQGNIVDQIYFVCDGVLEEMGIGEEGSEVTVSLLEPNSSFGELSILCNMPQPYTIRVCELCRLLRLDKESFISILEICSSDERIILTNLLEGKESNKDFHRMKQLESDVMFHIGKQEGELALRVNSAACHGDLYHLKRLIRAGADPNKTDYDGRTPLHIAASEGFEHIASFLIQEGVSVNIADKFGNTPLFEAVKRGNDRVASLLVKEGASLNIVDGGSCLCQTVSRGDSDFVKRLLSNGLDPNSKNYDQRTALHVSVSQGSYMIAKVLIEGGASVLTRDSYFENADGEILQLMKAALVGTRN
- the LOC113281220 gene encoding potassium channel SKOR-like isoform X1, which produces MKVRAYTFSFHESCQRSFDPGFSLCNYHQDSEALYSSNTFHIQQTLCVTTSAIHNFQLRMPDHLHHLHRHHHERERDKREEDEDETEEFKVEKLKDRILSSRGSRFDLITNELGLDNQTRRKISREDFINGIRGFVIHPDNRWYLIWTRIILIWAIYSSFFTPVEFGFFRGLPDKLFILDIAGQFAFFVDIIIQFFVAFRDPQTYRMVSKRTTIALRYLKSSFILDLLACCPWDLIYASCGKKEEVRYLLWIRLYRVRKVIEFFQHMEKDIRINYLFTRIVKLLAVELYCTHTAACIFYYLATTLPAEKEGYTWIGSLKLGDYSYSNFREIDLGKRYIVSLYFAIVTMATVGYGEIHAVNVREMIFVMIYVSFDMILGAYLIGNMTALIVKGSKTERFRDKMADIMKYMNRNKLGKEIRDQIKGHLRLQYESSYTEAVVLQDIPISIRAKISQTLYRDFIEDVPLFKGCSPELKNQIVIRLHEEFFLPGEVIMEQGNIVDQIYFVCDGVLEEMGIGEEGSEVTVSLLEPNSSFGELSILCNMPQPYTIRVCELCRLLRLDKESFISILEICSSDERIILTNLLEGKESNKDFHRMKQLESDVMFHIGKQEGELALRVNSAACHGDLYHLKRLIRAGADPNKTDYDGRTPLHIAASEGFEHIASFLIQEGVSVNIADKFGNTPLFEAVKRGNDRVASLLVKEGASLNIVDGGSCLCQTVSRGDSDFVKRLLSNGLDPNSKNYDQRTALHVSVSQGSYMIAKVLIEGGASVLTRDRWGNTPVDEGRTSGNKKLIKLLEEAESAELSTASTSASASAIDSTSELQVTNKANPRKCTVFPFHPWDLKEKRKEGVVLWVPPSVDELISMASEHLQFYDGSRILSEDGGKILDIEMIHDGQKLHLV